From the Thermoplasmata archaeon genome, the window AAGCACTCATTGCCGAGTGCTCACTCTCGCACTTAACAAACTGGCACTTCAGTTCCCCATTCGCCACAAACTCGGAGATTTTCTCAGGGAATAGCGTTGACGGTGTTATAGGATACGCAGGAATCACTTCCACTTTCGCCAGCTTGGCTGCGTATGCAGTTGCCATGTTGCCTCTCAATACCATCTTCATGCTCTCACTTCTCCTCCTGAACCATTTGAATTGCCTTGAAAGGACATTCATTAGCACAGATTCCACAGCCCTTGCAGTAGTCATAATCAGTTTTAGGCCCTTCTTCTTTGCTCTTCATTGAAATCGCCGCATCTGGACAAACAATTATGCAGATTCCACATCGCTTGCATTTTGTGAGGTCTGTTTGAGGTCTCATATTTCTCCAGCCGCCTGTCTTGTTTCTGATAGAACTCCCAGCTTCAGTAACAGTTGCCCCAATTGCGATTTTCACATTTACCACCCCAATACTGTGTTTTCAAATGCCTCGCTAACAGCTTTCGCATTCTCCTCCTTCTTCACCGGAGATTCTTGCTTTACTGCCTCAATAATAGATTCAAGTTTCACATTTCCAACCGCCTTCGCATATGCACCCAGAATCGCCGTATTAACAATGGGATTCGTTTGTGTGCCAAGGCCATTTCTCACAGCAATCTCTGTAGCATCCACTGTTGCAACCTTGAAGTCAGGATATTTGAACTCTTCTGGCTTCTTCTTTGTGTTGAAGACAAGAATTCCACCTTTTTTCAAGCCCGCAGTCACATTCACAACACTGAGCAATGTCATGTCCAGTACAATCACAATGTCTGGATTGTAAATCTGCGAGCGAATGTCTATTTCTTTCTCGTCGATGCGAACAAACGCTGTAACAGGTGCACCCCTGCGCTCAACACCAAATACAGGAAATGCCTGGACATACTTGCCCTCGATTGCACCCGCAACAGCCAGAGCATTTGCTGCGGTCACAGCCCCCTGCCCACCTCTACCATGGAAACGGATTTCATACATAGTGATCAATTCGCAGAAATGCATCGTGTATATGGGTTTTGTGGTGGGTTCAACACTTCTAATTGCCAGTTATGTTCA encodes:
- a CDS encoding 4Fe-4S binding protein; amino-acid sequence: MKIAIGATVTEAGSSIRNKTGGWRNMRPQTDLTKCKRCGICIIVCPDAAISMKSKEEGPKTDYDYCKGCGICANECPFKAIQMVQEEK
- a CDS encoding 2-oxoacid:acceptor oxidoreductase family protein; protein product: MYEIRFHGRGGQGAVTAANALAVAGAIEGKYVQAFPVFGVERRGAPVTAFVRIDEKEIDIRSQIYNPDIVIVLDMTLLSVVNVTAGLKKGGILVFNTKKKPEEFKYPDFKVATVDATEIAVRNGLGTQTNPIVNTAILGAYAKAVGNVKLESIIEAVKQESPVKKEENAKAVSEAFENTVLGW